The following proteins are encoded in a genomic region of Ostrea edulis chromosome 7, xbOstEdul1.1, whole genome shotgun sequence:
- the LOC125656317 gene encoding coadhesin-like isoform X2 has product MSRRSCNIHNGIYYYRCTNYHQEKYHIYESCGLFGWARCRRSRYRSRANYATCTRSCQVNGGWNSWHPWSTWEACSRDCGGGIRLRYAIRYCNNPTPKNGGKSCPGSYNRSASEKCNVQPCPVNGSWGTWQSWSKWGECSTSCGEGTRTKTRKRYCNNPTPKHGGKACRGRNSKRVSEKCAIVQYCSVNGGWSSYGSWGTFGPCTKTCGGGSQTRYRYRECNNPKPQHGGRHCSGTSVLSHTTPCNTSPCQGNAGNETSLHGNETENNNLTKDGGGLDNSPGFGNETVNNNSNQTSSSLHSGQDFNRTEAAKTEDVLDTTTMTTP; this is encoded by the exons ATGTCACGTAGGAGCTGCAATATCCACAATGGTATCTACTACTACCGATGTACTAACTACCATCAGGAGAAGTACCACATCTACGAGTCCTGTGGACTGTTTGGCTGGGCAAGATGTAGACGATCAAG atacagatcCCGAGCTAACTATGCCACGTGTACAAGATCCTGCCAGG TGAATGGCGGTTGGAATTCCTGGCACCCGTGGAGTACGTGGGAGGCATGCAGTCGAGATTGCGGGGGAGGAATTCGTCTGCGGTATGCCATTCGTTACTGTAACAACCCAACACCCAAAAACGGCGGTAAATCCTGCCCAGGATCGTATAACAGGAGTGCCAGTGAGAAATGTAACGTTCAACCTTGTCCTG TGAATGGTAGCTGGGGTACATGGCAGTCTTGGAGTAAATGGGGGGAGTGTAGTACGAGCTGCGGAGAGGGAACACGAACCAAGACCAGAAAGCGTTACTGCAACAACCCAACTCCTAAACATGGCGGAAAGGCGTGTCGTGGTCGTAATTCGAAGCGAGTGAGTGAGAAGTGTGCGATAGTGCAATACTGTTCAG TAAACGGAGGCTGGAGCAGTTACGGTTCCTGGGGCACTTTTGGTCCATGTACAAAGACTTGTGGGGGCGGTTCCCAAACCAGATATAGATACAGAGAATGCAACAACCCCAAACCGCAACATGGTGGACGGCATTGTTCTGGGACATCAGTTTTATCACACACTACGCCATGCAATACTAGTCCATGTCAAGGAAATG CTGGCAATGAAACCAGTCTCCATGGCAATGAAACTGAGAACAACAATTTGACTAAAGATGGAGGGGGCCTGGATAATTCACCAGGCTTTGGGAACGAAACAGTCAATAATAATTCGAACCAAACATCCAGCAGTCTTCACAGCGGCCAGGATTTCAATCGTACCGAAGCTGCAAAAACTGAAGACGTGTTGGATACTACAACAATGACTACACCCTGA
- the LOC125654985 gene encoding carnitine O-palmitoyltransferase 2, mitochondrial-like — translation MFKLCRLKYYLRNKERLIILQPLTSSLDEAFQRYSSSAADKDFLHRSILPTDHFQASLPRLPIPELEDTLKKYLECQRQILTDDEYDQTVDIVNKFKVTEGLDLQKRLIAKDKRNKHTSYIAKPWFDMYLKSRLPIVLNNNPFMYFRDDPRPEYQNQLLRSTNMIVSSLKFMKTLRANILEPDIYHLNPAKSDNMRFRKIMRMIPTPFVFYGAYMFKTLPLDMSQHKNMFNSTRIPRPGKDELVVNKEGRHLLVMRNGNFYVFDVLDASGNILEPGVIMASLHQIMQDQSPPNTEPVAVFTAEDRDVWASYREKLISLGNEETLKLIDSSIFALCFEDNKPTDPNAITRMFLHGEAGRIWFDKSLSLIMSAGGNTCVNFEHSWGDGVAVLRYFNEVFEDSTKKSVVHPSTSVQTDAASVQRLEFKLDQEMKENLQQSVKKFNSTIQSLDVHHLEYYKYTKSYVKKSGMSPDSLMQLAIQLAYYRQCKQTVATYESCSTAAFKHGRTETIRSATAETKRACTLFVDNHPAVSVEELKKAMMACSKKHGSLTRNAAMGKGFDRHLFGLKILAEEEDGRLPEMFTDSNYQKINHIILSTSTVSSPAILIGGFAPVTPNGYGVGYSTEDSRIGFNVTSYPPSTNAPNFIECVTKALDDMYEVLEGRHPAKSI, via the exons ATGTTCAAGTTGTGCAGATTGAAATATTACCTTCGGAATAAAGAGCGCTTGATCATTTTACAG CCCTTAACGTCCTCCTTAGATGAAGCATTTCAACGCTACAG TTCTTCTGCAGCTGACAAAGATTTTCTACATAGAAGCATTCTCCCCACGGATCATTTTCAGGCCAGTCTCCCCAGACTTCCGATTCCGGAATTGGAGGATACATTAAAGAAATACCTGGAATGTCAGCGGCAGATACTGACGGATGATGAATATGATCAAACAGTCGACATTGTCAACAAATTCAAGGTCACGGAGGGTCTTG ATCTTCAGAAGAGATTGATAGCTAAAGATAAGCGAAACAAACACACAAGTTACATCGCCA AACCCTGGTTTGACATGTACCTGAAGTCCAGACTGCCAATTGTCCTGAACAACAATCCGTTTATGTACTTCCGAGATGATCCGCGTCCAGAGTACCAGAACCAG CTCCTTCGTTCCACAAACATGATTGTGTCGTCACTAAAGTTCATGAAGACCCTGAGAGCCAATATCCTGGAGCCTGACATTTATCACCTGAACCCAGCTAAATCAGACAACATGAGATTCAGGAAAATCATGAG GATGATTCCTACTCCATTTGTCTTTTACGGAGCCTACATGTTCAAAACCTTGCCATTAGACATGAGCCAGCATAAAAACATGTTCAACTCAACCAGAATTCCAAG GCCTGGAAAGGATGAATTAGTGGTGAACAAAGAAGGTAGACATTTATTGGTGATGAGGAATGGAAACTTTTATGTTTTTGATGTCCTGGATGCCAGCG GAAACATACTGGAGCCAGGAGTCATAATGGCCAGTCTCCATCAGATCATGCAAGATCAGAGTCCGCCGAACACGGAACCTGTAGCTGTATTCACAGCAGAAGACAGAGATGTCTGGGCCTCATACAGAGAAAAACTCATCAGTCTAG GAAATGAGGAAACGCTGAAGCTGATAGATTCATCAATTTTTGCTCTGTGTTTCGAAGATAATAAACCAACTGATCCTAACGCCATCACCAGAATGTTTCTCCATGGGGAGGCAGGTCGAAT CTGGTTTGATAAAAGTTTATCCCTGATCATGTCTGCTGGCGGTAACACTTGTGTGAATTTTGAACATTCCTGGGGAGATGGTGTAGCTGTTCTCCGATACTTTAATGAAGTATTTGAGGACTCGACAAAGAAGTCTGTGGTACATCCATCTACCTCTGTACAGACTGATGCAGCCAGTGTCCAGAGACTGG AATTTAAACTGGATCaagaaatgaaggaaaacttacAGCAATCTGTGAAGAAATTCAATTCAACAATACAGAGCCTTGATGTACACCATCTAGAATACTACAAGTACACTAAATCTTACGTCAAGAAAAGCGGGATGAGTCCGGACTCGCTAATGCAACTTGCCATACAG CTAGCCTACTACAGACAGTGCAAGCAGACTGTAGCTACCTACGAGTCCTGTAGCACGGCAGCCTTCAAACACGGCCGAACAGAGACCATCCGTTCCGCCACTGCTGAGACGAAGCGAGCATGCACTTTGTTTGTGGATAATCATCCAGCTGTCTCCGTGGAAGAACTAAAAAAAGCCATGATGGCATGCTCCAAAAAACATGGATCTCTAACGAGGAACGCTGCTATGG GGAAGGGTTTTGACCGACACTTGTTCGGGTTGAAGATCCTCGCGGAGGAAGAAGATGGAAGACTTCCAGAGATGTTCACAGACTCCAACTACCAAAAGATTAACCACATCATCTTGTCCACTTCCACAGTGTCCAGTCCCGCTATTCTGATTGGGGGGTTTGCACCAGTTACACCCAATGGATACGGAGTTG GTTATTCCACAGAAGACAGTAGAATTGGATTTAATGTGACCAGTTATCCCCCTTCCACTAACGCTCCAAACTTCATCGAATGCGTCACCAAAGCTTTGGATGATATGTACGAGGTTTTGGAGGGACGACACCCAGCGAAGTCCATATGA
- the LOC125656317 gene encoding hemicentin-1-like isoform X1, which produces MSGIIITLSVFAAFVVLFRQNEGHMIQKRSCNIHNGIYYYRCTNYHQEKYHIYESCGLFGWARCRRSRYRSRANYATCTRSCQVNGGWNSWHPWSTWEACSRDCGGGIRLRYAIRYCNNPTPKNGGKSCPGSYNRSASEKCNVQPCPVNGSWGTWQSWSKWGECSTSCGEGTRTKTRKRYCNNPTPKHGGKACRGRNSKRVSEKCAIVQYCSVNGGWSSYGSWGTFGPCTKTCGGGSQTRYRYRECNNPKPQHGGRHCSGTSVLSHTTPCNTSPCQGNAGNETSLHGNETENNNLTKDGGGLDNSPGFGNETVNNNSNQTSSSLHSGQDFNRTEAAKTEDVLDTTTMTTP; this is translated from the exons ATGTCCGGCATCATTATAACCCTGTCGGTATTTGCGGCATTTGTGGTTCTTTTCCGACAAAATGAGGGACACATGATTCAGAAAAG GAGCTGCAATATCCACAATGGTATCTACTACTACCGATGTACTAACTACCATCAGGAGAAGTACCACATCTACGAGTCCTGTGGACTGTTTGGCTGGGCAAGATGTAGACGATCAAG atacagatcCCGAGCTAACTATGCCACGTGTACAAGATCCTGCCAGG TGAATGGCGGTTGGAATTCCTGGCACCCGTGGAGTACGTGGGAGGCATGCAGTCGAGATTGCGGGGGAGGAATTCGTCTGCGGTATGCCATTCGTTACTGTAACAACCCAACACCCAAAAACGGCGGTAAATCCTGCCCAGGATCGTATAACAGGAGTGCCAGTGAGAAATGTAACGTTCAACCTTGTCCTG TGAATGGTAGCTGGGGTACATGGCAGTCTTGGAGTAAATGGGGGGAGTGTAGTACGAGCTGCGGAGAGGGAACACGAACCAAGACCAGAAAGCGTTACTGCAACAACCCAACTCCTAAACATGGCGGAAAGGCGTGTCGTGGTCGTAATTCGAAGCGAGTGAGTGAGAAGTGTGCGATAGTGCAATACTGTTCAG TAAACGGAGGCTGGAGCAGTTACGGTTCCTGGGGCACTTTTGGTCCATGTACAAAGACTTGTGGGGGCGGTTCCCAAACCAGATATAGATACAGAGAATGCAACAACCCCAAACCGCAACATGGTGGACGGCATTGTTCTGGGACATCAGTTTTATCACACACTACGCCATGCAATACTAGTCCATGTCAAGGAAATG CTGGCAATGAAACCAGTCTCCATGGCAATGAAACTGAGAACAACAATTTGACTAAAGATGGAGGGGGCCTGGATAATTCACCAGGCTTTGGGAACGAAACAGTCAATAATAATTCGAACCAAACATCCAGCAGTCTTCACAGCGGCCAGGATTTCAATCGTACCGAAGCTGCAAAAACTGAAGACGTGTTGGATACTACAACAATGACTACACCCTGA